GCCGCCGACCCGCCGGACTGTAGTTCGCTAGTGCCCGTGTGTGTGTGAGCGGACTGTACTTGTGCGTGTACGTGTACACGTACGTGACCCGTGCGATCTCGGGGCCGAGGGCCCCTTTtgtactttaatatttattcggCCCGAGGGCCGTGATTTCCTTAAAAAGACGAGAGCAAAGTTTGTAAATACTGAGAGGGTTACGAACGaaccataattttttaaatagacgGCATAATGTCGTCGCGACTCATATTGTGATAACGTTACTAGAATTAAAATTCGtattatattattacctatattaaattatatttgttgatCGAGAGTATATATTGATAGATATTTATTATGGTACGTGCTAAGATTACTCTTTTATATCGGAAAGCGTAGTATTTCgtaattatttgtttacgtgGTAGACGACCTAGTTCCGTTCCGCAGCACTCCCGATCGTTCGGTATCGTTTCATTAGTTCCGGTCCCGGTGACCGTTCGCAATTAGAACAATATTAGTTGTAGTGTCACGGTACCTTCTATAATCTCGATGATAATTCCTCGAATCGGCTTATTATTCTTTCTTTTTGAATTTGTTGTTTTCTACTAATTTGATTGAACTTTGTTACATGTTTTGTCTGTTGATTTCCCTTAAGAGcttaatattttcaaatgatatttaattgtCGTCTATGTGTCCGAAAACTTAGTAAAATGTGCATTTAAACTGAACTGTGCAATTCCGCGAGCAGTGAAAACGCCacattcatttaaaatttaagaCATGAATTTGTTATTGTTATGCTAACAACGTCGTAGCCTAAGTGTAATTAATTACTCGCTGTTTGGTCGATATTGAAAAAGTACCAAttgaagtaggtatttataagcTGTACAGTTGAAAACTAAGCTGATCGAGTGATCGTCCTATACCTAGTAGTAACCGAGCCGTGTTGATTTATCGATGCCGAAAATGAAACTGTTAACGCCGAAATACGCGCGAGAGCGCGCCCCATGCCTTAATATCATATAAATTTGGATGTTGCATTTTAACTGCATGCGAATTGAAACATACATTTGCTTTGGAAtcgattttttaataaaaaaatataattcttatgAACTGCGTTTTCATTTCTCATATTCCTAGGATATTAGAGGCTCAAATCATGAAATACTGAACAAAACAGATGAAGCGATTTCTATGGGCTTTGGCCAACGACATTTGACAGATTTCCTTGGCCTATCTacctaattcaattcaattggATAGTAAAATGAAGATTACATGAAGGTTCATCACCGAGCAATAAATGAACTTTTAGAACACTTGTTTCGTTTTACGATATCACAATTAACCAGACAATTTTTGATTCAATaacaaagtattttatttagatgtTCTCATCAAAtattcagaccaagataactgcAAGAATTTGACAGCGCactgtgtaagtgttatttatacgtcataatttcatagaagtttgacgtataaaataacacttgcacagtctggactatcaaaataACTGcggacttatcttggtctattTGATTTTCAAAGTATTCTATATCAATGTTCGATCGCCCTGAAAGCAAAGAGAAAAGGAAGTAAGTATCCTGAAAGCCCTGAAACgattaacccttttccaagcctcgccaatctacaaggttttccgaaagtgcaatctaatctGAACCTTAAATCCGATGGCTAAGgatgaaattctattggcgcgtatgtggtcgataaatcgtactatacctggaaaagggttaatcaTAAAgctcgaccagaaatatatgatcattgtcaggaggtcgctgttattctcatgcatagggtgacagttcagtttagtatgaaaaatgtagttccaatgcaattccgcaatatggcgcgtgatcatatagaGACAGACCAATCTATGTTGACAgctattttgaatattttgatagcccagcctgtgcaagtgttaagtaaacgtcataatttcatagaagtttcagaagtttgacgtttaaaataacacttgcattatCTAGGCTGTCAatatcgctgtcaacttatcttggtctgactctattactCTTTGTCTCAAAGGTTTCTGAACGTGTTCTATATATCCTatttgatatataaaaaaagaagacgaaaaaaaatatattgacagatGAAGAAAAGATAACCTCAAAACCTATGTTCAGAGAAAGTCAGAATGCTGGATTGCCCATAATATACAGGCGCTCTcttttataattacatataatataagaTTAAAAATGAGTCCGTATTGTCAAATTGTACCCTGGTTTGATAGTAAGGAGTGGTTTGAGGTGTATGAAAAGATTTATTCTTCGCCCTCGTTAAAAAGTAAACAAGAAGCACttgaaatattattagtgtggAAAGCTAGATGTCCCTCTCTTCCGGCTGGCATCGAGTCTACCCTAGGTCTACTGGAAGTTCACATTCAGGATTCTACACAAGGAAATGAAAAATTGCTTCGCTTGGCATATGCCACAGCAATGATGCGGTTTGTGAATCACATGCTTGATGCAGAAATAGCCAAAGGGACGAGTTTACATCATGCGGCCAAAGTTTCTGATGTTCCAGATTGGATCATAGATTTGAGACATGACACTGCACATAATAATGTTCTACCATCAATTGAGATATTCAGAGAAGCATCATTAATAGGCCTAGAATggttaaacaataattattggTCAAAACATAGAGAATATATAAAAGATTTCGTATCTGGCCATACGGAAATAAATAGTAcagatgaaaataaaatatcaattctaATTAATTTCTGTACCATACTGAGCATATGTGCGAGCCCCAGTTGTAAAATAAAGAATGTAAGCGACATTACTGACAACGATATGAGGGAAGCAATAATAAATGATGCAAGGGATTTATTTGCTAATAATATGGACTTTTCCAACCTCAAAACCGTATCTATTGCATCTTTAGTCAACACTCTAAATATCAATGCTAAGAGGCTGCTAAAATCTAGAAATACAACTGCTTTAGTAAACAAAGCTTTGACTAGTGAGGATTCACTATTCCTTTCTTCGGACCTGTTACATTATTTGTGTGAAACTGATTTTTATGTCAAAGGCAAGCTCAGTTTTCAGTATGTTCAGTGTTTTGAAGTATTGCTCACATTCTTACAAACAAATGATTTGCTGATGGACTTTGTAcaagatttaattaaatttactaaTGAAGAAAATGACAGTGAAATACGCAAGCTTGCTGCTCTGTGGGTTTCAGAAATATTGCAAGCACTGAAAAAATCTGTGTTATTCAGTGAGAAAATAAAAGGGTGAGTAAACTCTTTCATTTTGaaatattatcaatttatcatgtTTAATATCCATGGTTTCCTGCGGTGGCATTCTGGTTccacttttatcacttgtcactatgcccgtcactttcgcgcttacatacttgttagaacgtgacaggcatggtgacaaatggtaaagagcctaccatcttagccctgcagcggtggcagcatggttccatttttatctcCTATCACTATACAtgtcaaatgataaagagccgaccatcatagccccacagtaggcctaagatggtctttatcatttgtcaccatgcctgtcacattctaacaagtatgtaagtgcgaaagtgataaaaatgggaccatgctgccaccgctgtactAGTTGTGTCTTATTGAAACAAAATGAattcattttgttttgttatataaAGTGTTGTAATTACATTATGTATACAAGAGAGTCATCACTAAAATTCactatatatttacaatttaaaacaaAGCTATTCTcttttaaaagtggaaaaattactgccttgggtgagacttgaactcatggCCTCTGGATGGTGAGTTCAAGTCTCGTCCAAGGCAgtcatttttccacttttaacacattcattgCCAGACAAAAACGgtgcactaccccagaaaccggtggtctatagctacgtacaaaacaacccgcccagcgggttctGAACCAAGTTCACGAgtgcccaccaggtgggttcctggcagtgaatgtgttaaatttattcttagcttaatagcatcattctcagacgtttctgcttgttaaaaattaataaagctATTTTCTCTTTCAGATCCGATCCTGATCAAACCAGAAATAAGAAGAGGAAAGAGTTGAAACTCTTATATAAACATTGGTTCCCGAATGAGAAACAAAGTGGACTGTTGTTGGACCTCCATAAAGGTGTTCCTAGCGAATGGATGGATATAAAATTCATTCAACCTATCATATCAGCATACAACCCATACCTGATTTACTTTATAAAACCCCTACTTGATTTGGTTGACCCCAGTGTtcccaaaataaatattgaaaaaatttgtAAGTTAGCTAAAATAATCTCAACTCCAGAGTCTGGTTTTGCACATTCAACTAAAGTATACACCATTGAAGACTTGCAATCAAGTCAAACTAGCAGAGTAGTAGCTCAGGATCCAGACTCTGACTGTATGGAAATATGTGAGGAAGAGATATTGGATAATACAACAGTTCGTGAAGAAGAATTTCAAACAGGTATTTGGCAAAGAGCTTCCTCAAATTACAATTGGTCCCTATGTCCTGTTGGAATTTTGCCTTGGCAAATACGTACTAAACAATAGAACCTTGTGATTTTGGATACTGAATAAAACATTTGATTCCacagcaatttttatttttttcatagtttgTATACAGTATAACATTTTGGTTACATTTCCATATATTGACACATTATAGGATCCCTAACAATAAATTGAACAATATACATGTTATTAGTATATTACAAGATTAACAATTACATAGGATGTTCACAGTCAAATAGCATACAGAAATATGATCTAACAAAACTTGAACGGCATAGTATTGGTCCTTAGCACACTAATCATACTAAACAAACGTCTCTAGATCATAATATTTAGTAATTGGTAAAATATCAAAGTAATATCATgtcaaatatttgtttaaatataaagaaTGCTATTTGCCGCAAGCGATAGTCACAATAGAATTGGCCAAAGCGCgttttaaatttacattagaCATGATAGGTACTTGATAAGTTCGTAGTAGACATCGACAGGCCATACGTAACATTATAGCAACAGGGTCAACGACGACGTAACGCCCCGAGCAGGCCTTTTCAATACATCTGTTAATGACTACATACTGATAACATTTtcattttgctatttttttatataggcaCCTGAAGGGCATATACAtatgaaacaataaaattgataggcacttttagaaattaaattgtttacgtAATAAAGAGTTTTAGCAGTTTCTTAGATAAAATGTGGTACTTTGCTAAAatcgttttaaaactaataaaaatatttacataattaaaaaatgctaaaagaaacttaatttacatacacTTCTAAAGTGtccatagtttttaattatacagTTATAATTCTATACAAAACTCATAACTTATGTTAAAAAGACCTATGAGTAGAGTATGTTCCCATTGCTCAAGGTAGTTTGAAAATTGGATAATTCTACAAAATACGAATTAAACGTAATATGCATTTAACAGGGTAGCGATAAAATAGAATTTTACTGGGAGTATCGACCACAGCGAGCACCAACAATAAAACACGCCAATAATTGCAATTCTCACAAAATATAAAAGGCACAGAATATATATGCAATTTGACGGCGTCGCCCTGGCAACGCAGGACCCCAATGCTTTGCACTTGATTGTTAACTTAACAAGCGTCTGAATAATTAATTTCTActaatttacaaataacttaaataagtCATCGCCCTTTTGAGATTCTACACGGATATTATGGCATAATAAACGTTGTATTACGGATCCAAATTAAACTTAATAGAAAGCGCCATCCTGAATATAATTGAGCGACATACCTCGTCTTGGTCAAAGGTACaacatgaatatataaatataattaaatgatAAATTTCTCAGATATTCGTTGTATAATAGTTGACTAAGTAATATTAGAAAAAGCAGGTAAAATATTTGtgacttaataataaattcaatagCTTATTAATAGACAGTCTTTAGATAACGAAGCGAAATTAAAAGTATAAAGCGAAGTAGGTACATTTACTAGTTATTGTAATCTGTTTGTGTAGTCGTATATGGCAACCTGACTGCGTATGTCATGGCGGAAATTAAGCATgatcattttaaaaatgaaaacagAACAGTTAAAACAAGTTctagagtaaaaaaatataatgactGATTACAATTGATAAAAATAGTTGTTTCTTCTATTACGGAATTTAAATCACAATCGACATACTATCacctaaataatgaaaaatctcAATTTAACATACTCGTATCGAACTATAAATCCAAATTGCTAATTTGGTTAACGTttacatatgtacagtcagcgtcaaatactttatagcaaccaaagtagccaaatagttcggtacaccatatatttagtatggtgtaccgaactatttggccactttgactgctacaaagtatttgacgctgactgtacagacaGAAAacatatcttaaaatataatgttGGTGCAAAGataaagtttgtatgaaaaatacttttcataATTATCATTTGTACACGCGCGGGAGGACGTGCGCGCCGTCCCGAGTAAGCTCTTTCTACTGCAGTCGCAGCGACACGAGCGCAGTCGACAACGCGACTGAACTCAGcgttttataaatagttttttaagttttattatatgtatttgttgTTTTACTGCGTTTTGTTCTTCAAATCTGGTAATGATTTTGATAAACAAAACCCTCAAGGcatgtagagtcagaccaagataactgcAGCAATATTTATAGCATAAATGTGAAAGTGTTACTATAAAcaacaaacttctatgaaattatgacgtttaaataacacttgcacgtctGTGCTATAAAAAGTACGCtacagagttatcttggtctgacgcTATAATAAAATTCTGAATGAGTTTCAAACTAAAAAACAAGGAATCACTCAAGAACGTTCACTGCAGAGCTCAGTTCGCTGCTGGCCGGAGACAAACTATTAATTCGTTTTCTTCCACTTTCAGTTATGTGGACACATTTCGCCTCAAATCTCTAATATGTGAAATTTGGAATGTTTCGCGTGTGGTCAACGCATAACGGAATGTTAAAGTCTTACCATACACTTTTAAATCATTGTATGAGATCACTATAACTATTTAAGTACTCGTCTAGTTTGCCTTCGGCGGTGACTGCTCGTGGCTAGACTACTGGCAAGAATATAGTAACTTCAATAACGAGAAAAACATCAACGTCTTGTAGGAATAACAGTACCAAACATGAAGACATTCTGATGTCAATATACTAACAAACCGAGGAACCGAAAATGGCGCGTCCGTCGGGACCTGAACGCCCTTTTAACATTAACGTAATAAAGACACAATGATCACATTTCACCGTACGAGTAAACATCAACACTAATGACTAACACATCTCCTTACCATAGCGTAAGGTACCACGGCAAGAATATCGATGCAACTGGTCGGATGAGTTTTGTACACAACCTCCTAATAGGCTTCATTTTAAATAGTACACTTTTGGGCGTCAACCCCTACAACTAAACAATAGATTGCTTTTCGCACCATAAAGCCCCTAAAAACAAGTTTCTAATGACGGGTAGCTTGAAAACTGTCAAGTTCCTGACTGATCCTTTTTTTAGGGTTATCCTTATATCGAGCTTGACACAAATTTGAACAGTCGTGTACCATAAATTGGAGTGACTATGACAATTAATATTagcccaaatttttttttgcagcaGCACctgtataagtaaatatttaccaataaactTCTGCTCATTCAAATCGATTGATTCAAAAACTTTTCCTAAAGCAGATTTAATTCGTTCCTATTTAAGTACTCCGGTCTTCTGTAAAGTCACTCCAGTTTATGGAATAATAACCAATAGTatgaacagttttttttttgtaattgcaATGTAACGACATTAAGGTCTTCGGACATTAAGAAGTACATCCTGAATACAATAGAGAGGTCAATGTCCCGCCGTTCTTCATAGTTTTCTAAATATAGTAACCTGGCCGCCCCGTCTCTTGGTGTAGCAACaggtaattattaattagtcaTAAAAGCGCTTCTCGGCGAGAGGCCCCCGGCGCCGAGTGGGGCGGGCCCGGCGCGCTACACCATGATGGGGTCGTCGGAGGACAGCTGGCGGTGCAGCAGGCGCTGCGAGCGCGCCGAGTGGGGCGGGCCCGGCGCGCTACACCATGATGGGGTCGTCGGAGGACAGCTGGCGGTGCAGCAGGCGCTGCGAGCGCGCCGAGTGGGGCGGGCCCGGCGCGCTACACCATGATGGGGTCGTCGGAGGACAGCTGGCGGTGCAGCAGGCGCTGCGAGCGCGCCGAGTGGGGCGGGCCCGGCGCGCTACACCATGATGGGGTCGTCGGAGGACAGCTGGCGGTGCAGCAGGCGCTGCGAGCGCGCCGAGTGGGGCGGGCCCGGCGCGCTACACCATGATGGGGTCGTCGGAGGACAGCTGGCGGTGCAGCAGGCGCTGCGAGCGCGCCGACAGCCCGCTGAGGTCGTCCGTGCTGCCGAACTCGCCGTCCTGCTCCGTGGCGGACAGCAGGTCGTCGTCCGACGTCGCCCTGCAAGCAAGATCAAGTTACCGTGCGTTCACCAAACAGTAATACACCTGACGTATGCCAGGAATCCGACCGGCGGCGATCAGCGAGTAGAGTCTCGCATTCGGTATCCCTAGAGTAGTCGCTGGCAGTGTAAACATCTAGTGATGAGCGATTATAATTCCTACATATTGTTAGGGTTTACGTGTTAGGGTTTACCGAAAGGGTAatatgggaccctattactaagactcgtctgttcgtccgtctgtccatctgtcaccaggctgtatctcatgaactgtgatagttaaacagttgaaatttttactgatgatgtatttctgttgctgccataacaacaaatactaaacagaataaaataaatatttaagaattctcccatacaacaaacgtgattttgttggtacggtacggaacccttcgtgcgcgagttcgactcgcacttgggcgattttattttttgtgtacatGGTATCTACACGTTAATTGCTTGAACGAGCAAATAGTTGCTTCTCGCTTCATCGCCGCTGGTACCAGCGTAAATAATCTATGAGTGTATCGACAGTAAGAAAAAATTGACATTAATTAAAACTGTTTCAAATAACTaacaacaataatttaaaaCGATGTAAACTATCGACTGAGAAAGTTTTTaccttaatataaaattagttacttaatgtaaataatatatttgacaATTCCATATAGGTAAAAGTAACACGATAAAAGTACAAGCGAATCTGCACGTATACGATCAATCAGAAAAAGCCTCAGATGCCGTGAATGCCTCGCCGCGTAAAATTCAATTGGGATATTACATGAGATAGTTTATGTTAGTTCGTCGATGTATCCTGTCGCCGTCTTCTGACCGACTGTCTACTCGGAGGAACCTTCGTCGATATATTCGGTTGCTGACTTCTGATCGACTAGACACTCGGTATCTTCGTCAATATATTTACTGGCCGACTTCTGATCGACTAGATACTCGGAATCTTCGTCGATATATTCGGTGGGCGACTTTCGGACTACTAGACTCTCGGAGGAATCCTGCGAGGACAATCTTCGGTAACAGCAGACGGGGATAGACGTGGAGCCGAGCACGTGGGAAGGCTCGGGGTCGCATTCCCAAATAGTCCTGAAATTAGTCGCATTTAGGAAAGGTGTCgctttataaaattttgtatgccATTTCCAAGTTTTAAAAGATACGTGTGTAAAGATATTTCTAATATTGAGACGAATGGTCCAATAACTTTGCTTTTTATTTAGCACACTTGAAAACGATAGTAAATACACTGTTTAATACAATTGGATATTGAAGTTGACTGAAAAAGCATGATAAACTCAAACTGAAAAAATACGAGAAAAGATTACTTATATTTGCttatattaattacaatttaaagcTTTATTGATTGTAGAAGGGttgtaaaatataagaaaatttCGTGCTTCTATCCCAAAATACgcaatattacgcaaaactctgcgtagggggcgcctttagcacatactgagggcctaccgagaaacacgaaaatcgaaatttagttatttttagcCTTTATAACtgttgcatattcgagcgattaAGAGACAGATActtaactaaatttcgattatcgctttcgcggtaggcctctgaAAACAAAccaccttgatgcatcaatgttgtagtgaaaacttctcaacAAACTGTTTATGGCACAGTAGGTATAagatactctatggtttacaatatgtgatagtgctgctcaCTGGCGGTAgaatattgcagtaatactccctatttaaTGTGCATAGCTTTGTACGGCCCCGTCTGTAACACTGCACTGGTCCattatcataaacaaaacaatggtgccgtacagcgacatctacttGAACTCTCAATTCTAGACACTAGGTTGTTTATTAGACTTTACAACTTTTTTACAATCAATCACTTTTCGTACATTTGCATTTGGACCTTTTACGTGTAGGAAAGTAAAAGCCAATTAATCAATGTGTaatatgtatctatatttgcGTTTGATATTTTAAAGTAGGCATCACTTTAAAGCCCATAAAATGGTctagattttgttttataagataagGCTTTAGTACGATTTAAAAGCTTTTAAGGCGGCAGCAGTACGGCTCATAGTCGGAGCTGTCATGCAAGAAACGGCGACACGAAGCGACACGGGCTTAGAGGCGACATCATTAATTACAATCACACGCATTTCATTGTATAAGGCATCCGGCAGATTAATCGCATAGTATACATAAACGCTAGTACGATAAACgtataaaaaatagtacatatGTGACGTATAACCTGTAAAAAGcaaagtgtttattttatttgtggttatTTACAAAGCTAGAAATAGCCAACGGCCATCAATAAATATGCCAATTCTGCCTTTTAAATGTCTGTTTCATAGTTAAGGCCAAAGTAGCTATTTCTATTTTAAGCTTTTTGAACGCCATGAATGAATGAGCCAGAGCTTCAGATAAAATTAGCTCAAGTGATCCTGATCTGCTGAATAACTTAAGCCGAGTTGTGCTTCCAGATGCGCCGCTAGCGTGCCAGTCGCGACCCATTTTCTATAGGATCGCTAACTGCTTGGCTGCATttcgtacagtcaaggtattaaatatcgacacgggaAAAgctccaaaaatatgtatacacgaccttattgctcTCACATTAAGGTATACTTGGGACACTTTGTGGATTTAATACGCTGACTGAAATACGATGTACAGCACGCGGTTGGCGTACGAGCGGTGCATTCGCCAGATGTACACACAAAGTTACGGATCACCTTATAAGTGGCGTTCAAAAGACAAACGTGGCGGACAAAAGCAGCCATACCTGATAAGCGTAGGCAGGTTCGACGTAAGTATTGCCTTCTCTTTCTGAATCTCGCAGATGTGTCCGACGAGCAGGCGCTCCTCGCGGCGCTCGTCGGGCTGCGCGCTGCGCAGCGAGGACAGCCGGTCCGTGGCCGTGTGGCACGCCGTGTCCAGCGTCGCGATGTCTTGCAGCATGCCGCGGACCTGACAATCAGGTGCCGTCGATCAGGAAAACTTGGAGTACGGCTTCAGTGGCAAGTGAACAGAGTCATAGTAATCTGAGCACCGTGCA
This region of Cydia pomonella isolate Wapato2018A chromosome 17, ilCydPomo1, whole genome shotgun sequence genomic DNA includes:
- the LOC133526812 gene encoding uncharacterized protein LOC133526812; protein product: MSPYCQIVPWFDSKEWFEVYEKIYSSPSLKSKQEALEILLVWKARCPSLPAGIESTLGLLEVHIQDSTQGNEKLLRLAYATAMMRFVNHMLDAEIAKGTSLHHAAKVSDVPDWIIDLRHDTAHNNVLPSIEIFREASLIGLEWLNNNYWSKHREYIKDFVSGHTEINSTDENKISILINFCTILSICASPSCKIKNVSDITDNDMREAIINDARDLFANNMDFSNLKTVSIASLVNTLNINAKRLLKSRNTTALVNKALTSEDSLFLSSDLLHYLCETDFYVKGKLSFQYVQCFEVLLTFLQTNDLLMDFVQDLIKFTNEENDSEIRKLAALWVSEILQALKKSVLFSEKIKGSDPDQTRNKKRKELKLLYKHWFPNEKQSGLLLDLHKGVPSEWMDIKFIQPIISAYNPYLIYFIKPLLDLVDPSVPKINIEKICKLAKIISTPESGFAHSTKVYTIEDLQSSQTSRVVAQDPDSDCMEICEEEILDNTTVREEEFQTGIWQRASSNYNWSLCPVGILPWQIRTKQ